Proteins co-encoded in one Halodesulfovibrio marinisediminis DSM 17456 genomic window:
- a CDS encoding molybdenum cofactor guanylyltransferase: MHANGSDHLTGIVLAGGLSSRMGHDKTRIHVHGDSKPDLLVYTCRLLESVCSEVWISSRDVRPHADGYLWVKDEIEGKGPIGGVMTSLRAAQGPVLVLSCDLPFMNAEMLQKLIDFWKHKPEGTLHTTFIQEETGFIEALVSIYEFEALPLFEQAVDDGMYKLSRVVPKEQQHCLPYTQQESLPFFNVNYPADLEMARRIIAAI; the protein is encoded by the coding sequence ATGCATGCAAATGGTTCTGACCATCTCACCGGAATTGTTCTTGCCGGTGGGTTAAGCTCCCGCATGGGGCATGATAAAACCCGCATCCATGTGCATGGAGATTCCAAACCTGATCTGCTTGTGTACACATGTAGACTTCTGGAATCTGTGTGTTCGGAAGTCTGGATTTCCAGCAGGGATGTCAGACCGCACGCTGACGGCTATCTATGGGTAAAAGATGAAATTGAAGGCAAAGGGCCTATAGGAGGTGTCATGACCTCCTTGCGCGCTGCGCAGGGCCCTGTGCTTGTTCTGTCCTGTGATCTGCCGTTTATGAATGCGGAAATGTTGCAAAAGCTCATTGATTTCTGGAAACATAAACCTGAAGGTACGTTGCATACCACATTTATTCAGGAAGAGACTGGCTTTATCGAAGCCCTTGTCTCAATCTATGAGTTTGAAGCACTGCCCCTTTTTGAACAAGCTGTTGATGACGGGATGTATAAGTTAAGTCGCGTTGTTCCTAAAGAACAGCAACACTGTTTACCCTACACCCAGCAAGAATCACTGCCGTTCTTTAACGTAAACTATCCCGCAGACCTTGAAATGGCCCGCCGGATCATTGCTGCCATATGA
- a CDS encoding formate dehydrogenase accessory sulfurtransferase FdhD, with protein sequence MPKNETRCSCEPKPVTVTQYKDGQWAVHPDVVSIEVPIKLNFNDESYTLWAWPEHLEDLVAGHALLDLGGGSTETTVEKVSDDEFTVTVGDAIENTLEPGKLHGSEMLEAMAKFIDEEGMWHGTGCFHRAGVYDANSHTMLHRTEDIGRHNCVDRLAGWASRTGTPLSGLVLMISARVTASLCAKATRAGFKFIVSRSAVTSASIGMAQEHGITLVGFARDQEKRFTVFHDLQTPRVLT encoded by the coding sequence ATGCCGAAAAATGAAACTCGTTGCAGCTGTGAACCGAAACCTGTTACGGTTACACAGTATAAAGACGGCCAGTGGGCTGTGCATCCTGACGTTGTAAGTATTGAAGTACCGATCAAACTGAACTTCAATGATGAATCATACACACTTTGGGCATGGCCTGAACACCTTGAAGATCTGGTAGCCGGCCACGCATTGCTCGATCTCGGTGGTGGCAGTACTGAAACCACGGTTGAAAAAGTCAGTGATGACGAATTTACTGTAACTGTTGGTGATGCTATCGAAAATACTCTTGAACCTGGCAAATTACATGGTTCTGAAATGCTCGAAGCAATGGCAAAGTTTATAGATGAAGAAGGGATGTGGCATGGCACAGGGTGTTTCCACCGTGCCGGTGTGTACGATGCAAACTCTCACACCATGCTTCACCGAACAGAAGATATTGGACGGCATAACTGTGTTGACCGCCTCGCCGGATGGGCAAGCCGAACAGGAACGCCTTTATCCGGCCTTGTTCTGATGATTTCTGCACGTGTAACAGCAAGTCTGTGCGCTAAGGCAACCCGTGCTGGATTTAAATTCATCGTCAGTCGCTCAGCAGTAACAAGTGCATCCATTGGAATGGCACAAGAACACGGCATTACTCTTGTCGGTTTTGCCAGAGATCAAGAAAAACGTTTCACCGTCTTCCATGACCTGCAGACACCGAGGGTTCTGACCTAA
- a CDS encoding methyl-accepting chemotaxis protein, with protein MNFKSLKMKLLVQISACFIVFLGLLLTISINSIREEAFESAHLLSKEVIQEHKLVIEKEFNHGFVIARTLSQTITGILSSESPRSRQQVVNMLKDVAINNPQLFGIWLLFEPNAFDDDSAYLNEKNFNTSNGRFGPYWSRIGGSLKLAPCNSTTGSWYTNSRDTLEEYATEVTTYTSSSGIPFTISSISIPIIKNGKAIGVVGVDVATNFLKDLVNTLSAYNGNCSLTLIASSGKIQAHTGNPNALGAPIETIIPNGQSLFQHAQQNNFTQIQDENFLRVFIPVQLGKTKNKWIASLSVSKDTALACANDLTIKMILIGILCILGALGITFYLAGFIARPIIQSSDVIAEIAQGNLSARCNPEGRDEIAAMQHAVNAMAETLQQNIHEIEFNMKEARTRSEEAERATNQAKTAEENALQAYKQSQGAAKELDKLVLNLTSTSSELNAQILSTAEGVNQQDARNSETATAMEEMNSTILEVARNASEAAASVDVVFHEAESGLTVVNESVSTIQNVSALTEQLTKEMSELGVQVESIGEILNVISDIADQTNLLALNAAIEAARAGEAGRGFAVVADEVRKLAENTMEATRQVGTAIQTIQAGTQKNIEAMTNTANAVENATALATKSGIAFEHIVAKVTPATDQVRAIATAAEQQSSASEEITQAIEEISRISSMTTEKMAEAESAVRNVNSVSDSLKVTMNKLLSI; from the coding sequence ATGAACTTCAAATCGTTAAAGATGAAGCTGCTTGTACAAATTTCCGCTTGCTTCATTGTTTTTTTAGGTCTTCTCCTTACGATTTCTATCAACTCCATACGTGAAGAAGCGTTTGAGTCTGCACATCTTTTATCCAAAGAAGTTATACAAGAACATAAGCTTGTTATTGAAAAAGAATTCAACCATGGCTTTGTCATTGCTCGCACTCTTTCACAAACAATCACAGGGATACTCAGCTCCGAGTCCCCGCGTAGCAGACAACAAGTTGTTAATATGTTGAAAGATGTCGCAATCAACAACCCACAATTATTCGGAATCTGGCTACTCTTTGAACCTAATGCTTTTGATGATGACTCTGCCTACCTAAATGAAAAAAATTTCAACACAAGCAATGGCCGATTTGGCCCATATTGGAGTCGTATTGGAGGCTCTCTTAAACTTGCACCATGCAATTCAACCACAGGTTCATGGTATACCAATAGCCGCGATACCCTAGAAGAATATGCGACTGAAGTCACAACATACACAAGCTCAAGTGGAATCCCATTTACCATTTCCAGCATATCTATCCCGATTATTAAAAACGGAAAAGCCATCGGAGTCGTCGGCGTTGATGTTGCGACAAATTTCCTCAAAGACCTTGTGAATACACTTTCCGCGTATAACGGAAATTGCAGTTTAACGTTGATCGCTTCAAGCGGTAAAATTCAAGCTCACACAGGCAATCCCAATGCACTGGGTGCACCGATTGAAACAATAATTCCCAATGGCCAATCACTGTTCCAACATGCACAGCAAAACAACTTTACTCAAATACAAGATGAAAATTTCCTCCGTGTTTTCATACCAGTACAGCTAGGAAAAACAAAAAACAAATGGATCGCAAGCCTTTCCGTCTCTAAAGATACTGCTCTGGCCTGCGCTAATGATCTGACTATAAAAATGATTCTAATCGGTATTCTCTGCATTCTCGGTGCACTTGGTATCACGTTCTATCTTGCCGGATTTATCGCCCGTCCAATAATCCAAAGCTCTGACGTTATTGCTGAAATCGCACAAGGCAATCTATCTGCCCGTTGTAATCCAGAAGGACGCGATGAAATTGCAGCAATGCAGCACGCCGTAAATGCCATGGCAGAAACGCTTCAGCAAAATATTCATGAAATAGAATTTAACATGAAAGAAGCCCGTACCCGTTCAGAAGAAGCTGAACGAGCTACAAATCAAGCAAAAACAGCTGAAGAGAATGCGCTACAAGCTTACAAACAAAGCCAAGGGGCAGCTAAAGAACTTGATAAACTTGTCCTGAATCTCACCTCGACCTCATCAGAACTTAATGCACAAATTCTGAGCACTGCAGAAGGCGTAAACCAGCAAGATGCCCGCAACAGTGAGACTGCCACAGCTATGGAGGAAATGAACAGCACTATTCTTGAAGTTGCTCGAAATGCTTCAGAAGCGGCTGCAAGTGTAGACGTTGTTTTTCATGAGGCAGAGTCCGGCCTTACTGTGGTGAATGAATCAGTTTCTACAATTCAAAATGTATCCGCTCTTACAGAACAGCTAACTAAGGAAATGAGTGAACTTGGAGTACAGGTTGAATCCATTGGAGAAATACTTAATGTAATCAGTGATATTGCTGATCAGACCAACTTGCTTGCACTTAACGCAGCCATTGAAGCAGCACGGGCAGGTGAGGCAGGACGCGGTTTTGCCGTTGTTGCAGATGAGGTGCGTAAACTTGCTGAAAACACAATGGAAGCAACAAGACAAGTAGGAACAGCTATACAGACTATTCAAGCCGGAACCCAAAAAAACATTGAAGCAATGACCAACACCGCCAATGCTGTTGAAAATGCTACAGCATTGGCCACCAAGTCTGGAATTGCTTTTGAACATATAGTAGCCAAAGTCACACCTGCAACAGATCAAGTAAGAGCAATTGCAACAGCAGCTGAACAACAGTCCTCTGCCAGTGAAGAAATAACTCAGGCTATTGAAGAGATAAGCCGTATTTCTTCTATGACGACAGAAAAAATGGCAGAAGCTGAGTCCGCCGTACGTAATGTTAATTCTGTCTCTGACTCACTTAAAGTAACTATGAATAAGTTGTTATCAATTTAA
- the moaA gene encoding GTP 3',8-cyclase MoaA: MTHTTISPQTKSPIALTDSHGRTVNYLRVSVTDRCNLRCMYCWSADGMKFIPHENIISYEEIARLVDLSVDMGVSKVRLTGGEPFARRNFLDLVKMLLSRHPDLDLRLTTNATMMNGKAKELAALGVRHINISLDTFDRNKFQNITGRDMLRNVTRSIDDCLAHGLKVKINTVALKGINDDELPVFVNFAKSNPVDVRFIEFMPMGSCSAWNESNFWSADDILKEASKLVVLTKLEKGERRSGPAKLFGIEGGKGRLGLITPMSNHFCSSCNRLRITANGMLRTCLFSDSEIDLRTMLRKPSITDTDIANVMREANVNKPLGVELLNAKKQNEVALKRMNAIGG, translated from the coding sequence ATGACACATACAACTATTAGTCCTCAGACAAAGTCACCCATTGCTCTTACTGATAGCCATGGACGAACTGTCAACTACCTGCGAGTGTCCGTTACTGACCGCTGTAACCTGCGTTGCATGTACTGCTGGTCTGCAGATGGGATGAAATTTATCCCTCATGAAAACATTATTAGCTATGAAGAAATTGCAAGGCTCGTCGATCTTTCTGTAGACATGGGAGTAAGTAAAGTGCGTCTTACGGGTGGTGAACCATTTGCCCGACGCAATTTTCTTGATCTTGTAAAAATGCTGCTCTCCAGACATCCCGATCTGGATCTGCGTCTCACCACAAACGCAACCATGATGAATGGTAAGGCCAAAGAACTGGCTGCCCTAGGTGTCCGCCACATAAACATTTCTTTGGACACCTTTGACCGAAACAAGTTCCAGAACATCACAGGCCGCGACATGTTGCGTAACGTGACTCGTTCTATTGATGACTGTTTGGCTCACGGACTCAAAGTTAAAATTAATACAGTAGCCCTGAAAGGTATTAACGATGACGAGTTGCCTGTCTTCGTTAACTTTGCAAAAAGCAACCCTGTAGACGTCCGCTTTATTGAATTCATGCCTATGGGAAGCTGTAGCGCTTGGAATGAAAGTAACTTCTGGTCTGCTGATGATATTCTGAAAGAAGCATCCAAATTGGTGGTTCTCACCAAGCTTGAAAAAGGCGAGCGACGCTCTGGCCCTGCAAAGCTATTCGGCATAGAAGGCGGCAAAGGACGCCTCGGCTTGATTACGCCGATGTCTAACCACTTCTGTTCCTCCTGTAACAGATTGCGCATTACTGCTAACGGAATGCTGCGTACCTGCCTGTTTTCAGACAGTGAAATTGACTTGCGCACAATGCTGCGCAAACCGTCTATCACTGACACTGACATTGCTAACGTGATGCGCGAAGCAAACGTTAACAAACCACTTGGCGTAGAGTTACTTAACGCCAAAAAACAAAATGAAGTGGCGTTAAAACGTATGAATGCCATTGGCGGTTAG
- a CDS encoding ATP-binding protein encodes MIRSKFAQLSLKNKFFFSILIVILLISGTIALLARWILISGLTSELEMRGTAIAHSVATRGTEYILENDTDHLLNVLFDEKQLNERRNLVAYIYVEGKNGKILSHTFTTPFPKRLKGVNPVTERVEKSVEVVPLGEHEAYDIAVPIKEGIYQIGTVHVGLSKAHIDSLVGKLRAMFLGFISAVIIITFWVSHRLAKYIADPVMTLTKISDDLSRGNFSSADLVNTEEDIACPAFHDTDLPCWHFDEQRAGANKTGARPHRCKKCAFYNEPSDGDEVQQLTTSFRNMVWSIRLYRRRLQESESTYRSLFRSGPDPIFVVDVHTQKLVDANPRTEEIYGYSREELVGMRYSVLAEEHAKECFEYFSNDELCAEAMKSARIVHLRKGNIPMYVNLTACLISYRTRPAIIVSTTDVTDLVEKDAQLIQASKMKSLGEMSTGVAHELNQPLNAIRMGSDFLTMVHEQDIEIPQEQYVQVVTEISTQVDRASDIINTLRSFGRKADLLLEDVNLNEPVGSVVSLLSRQFRIEDVHIVTELDPSLPYITAQHNKLQQVLLNLVINARDAIVERHEEGTEVRGRILIRTEYDDEGVSVSVEDNGTGIPDHVAEKVFEPFFTTKATGQGMGLGLAISYGIVREFGGELNIQSAVGDGTCFTVRFPRQEVALVAN; translated from the coding sequence ATGATTCGCTCAAAATTTGCACAGCTCAGTCTGAAGAATAAATTTTTCTTTTCTATTCTGATAGTAATCCTGCTCATCAGCGGCACTATTGCTTTACTTGCTCGCTGGATTCTTATTTCCGGTCTGACTTCTGAGCTGGAGATGCGTGGCACTGCTATTGCGCATAGTGTTGCAACGCGCGGAACCGAATATATTTTAGAAAATGATACTGACCACCTGCTGAATGTTCTTTTTGATGAAAAACAACTAAACGAGCGCCGGAATCTTGTTGCGTACATTTATGTTGAAGGAAAGAACGGAAAAATACTCAGCCATACGTTTACGACACCTTTTCCGAAAAGGTTAAAGGGGGTTAACCCTGTTACCGAAAGAGTGGAGAAGAGCGTAGAGGTGGTGCCACTTGGAGAGCATGAAGCGTATGATATTGCTGTACCCATTAAAGAGGGTATTTACCAGATAGGTACGGTTCATGTGGGGTTATCTAAGGCGCATATAGATAGCCTTGTAGGTAAGTTGCGCGCAATGTTCTTGGGCTTTATCTCCGCGGTTATCATAATCACGTTTTGGGTCAGTCACAGACTGGCAAAGTATATTGCCGATCCTGTTATGACGTTGACTAAAATATCAGATGACTTGTCACGGGGGAATTTTAGTTCAGCCGATCTTGTAAATACTGAGGAGGATATCGCGTGTCCTGCCTTCCACGATACGGACCTGCCTTGCTGGCATTTTGATGAGCAACGGGCTGGTGCGAATAAAACGGGGGCGAGACCACATCGTTGTAAGAAATGCGCGTTTTATAATGAACCAAGTGATGGCGATGAAGTACAGCAGTTGACCACATCCTTCCGTAATATGGTGTGGTCTATCCGTCTGTATCGTCGCAGATTGCAGGAATCCGAAAGCACATACCGTTCTTTGTTCCGCAGTGGACCTGATCCTATTTTTGTTGTGGATGTGCATACACAGAAACTTGTGGATGCCAACCCGCGTACAGAAGAAATCTACGGGTATTCTCGCGAAGAACTGGTTGGTATGCGTTACTCAGTACTTGCTGAAGAACATGCTAAGGAGTGCTTTGAGTACTTCAGTAACGATGAGTTGTGTGCAGAGGCAATGAAGTCTGCGCGTATTGTGCATTTACGCAAAGGCAATATTCCTATGTATGTCAACCTTACGGCATGTCTAATCAGCTACCGTACTCGTCCTGCAATTATTGTTTCCACAACTGATGTTACTGATCTGGTAGAAAAAGATGCCCAACTTATTCAGGCATCTAAAATGAAGTCTCTTGGTGAGATGTCCACAGGGGTTGCACACGAGTTGAATCAGCCGTTGAACGCAATCCGCATGGGCAGTGATTTCTTAACCATGGTGCATGAACAGGATATTGAAATACCACAGGAACAATATGTTCAGGTTGTTACAGAAATCAGCACACAAGTAGACAGAGCTTCGGACATTATCAATACACTCAGGTCGTTCGGTCGTAAGGCTGACTTACTGCTTGAAGACGTAAACCTGAATGAGCCGGTAGGGTCTGTTGTGTCGTTACTCAGCAGGCAATTCCGCATTGAAGATGTTCATATTGTCACGGAACTTGATCCATCATTGCCGTACATTACTGCACAGCATAACAAGTTGCAGCAGGTACTATTGAATTTGGTTATTAATGCCCGTGACGCTATTGTAGAGAGACATGAAGAGGGGACGGAAGTCAGAGGCCGTATCCTGATTCGTACAGAATATGACGACGAAGGGGTATCTGTGTCTGTTGAAGATAACGGAACCGGTATCCCAGACCACGTGGCTGAGAAGGTATTTGAACCGTTCTTTACAACAAAAGCCACAGGGCAAGGAATGGGATTGGGCCTAGCTATTTCCTACGGCATTGTTCGCGAGTTTGGAGGAGAACTCAACATTCAAAGTGCAGTAGGTGACGGTACATGCTTTACTGTTCGTTTCCCGCGTCAAGAGGTGGCTCTTGTAGCCAATTAG
- a CDS encoding ABC transporter substrate-binding protein, giving the protein MRGAFKFAAWAVLVFALLGCETEVKQLVQHTTVPGVSSTEITLGSSLALEGHASYLGTQTLRGALSYLRNVNALGGVHGRLITLQAIDDGYDPTRCLANTHQLISTGNVFSLFGFVGTPTTVRVLPLIEDAQIPLVGAFTGANALRVPFNPFVFNIRASYYQETKAAVDLLVSRMKRKRIAVFYQYDAYGFDGLMGTELALREVGLAPVARGSYVRGGVDIDEALHRIVGAQPDAVVLVGTYEPCAEFIKKANALGLDAVFFNLSFVGAEELARRLPDDIKGNVLVSQVVPPPSAPQVHDLMGIADDYLRHLKEFYPDDVPSAVGLEGYLNARVLVEGLRRAGRNLTRESFMKALESMNEFPLGGCASVAFTPEDHQGLDMVYFTVLDDGEFKLIDDTDRLLKRRALVKLEEPIQ; this is encoded by the coding sequence ATGCGAGGAGCATTCAAGTTTGCGGCTTGGGCAGTGCTTGTTTTTGCACTGTTAGGATGTGAGACAGAAGTAAAACAACTTGTGCAGCACACTACGGTGCCCGGTGTCTCTTCTACAGAAATCACCCTTGGTTCTTCGCTCGCTTTGGAGGGGCACGCAAGTTATCTTGGAACGCAGACCCTACGTGGGGCGTTGAGTTACCTGCGTAATGTAAATGCTCTTGGCGGGGTGCATGGTCGGCTGATTACCTTGCAGGCTATTGATGACGGATATGATCCCACCAGATGCCTTGCTAATACGCATCAGCTTATTAGCACAGGCAATGTTTTTTCTCTCTTCGGGTTCGTTGGAACCCCGACCACAGTTCGTGTCTTACCGCTTATAGAAGATGCACAAATCCCGCTTGTTGGAGCCTTTACTGGTGCCAATGCGTTACGTGTGCCTTTTAATCCTTTTGTTTTTAATATTCGGGCATCGTATTATCAGGAAACCAAAGCTGCTGTTGATCTGCTCGTTTCCCGCATGAAGCGTAAACGCATTGCAGTTTTTTATCAGTATGATGCTTATGGATTTGACGGACTTATGGGAACTGAACTTGCTTTGCGTGAAGTAGGGCTTGCACCAGTTGCTCGGGGCTCATATGTTCGGGGCGGAGTAGATATCGATGAAGCATTGCATCGTATAGTCGGCGCACAACCTGACGCAGTTGTTCTTGTCGGCACCTACGAGCCATGTGCTGAATTTATTAAGAAAGCGAACGCCCTCGGGCTTGACGCCGTTTTTTTTAATTTATCGTTCGTTGGTGCGGAAGAGCTTGCCAGACGTCTGCCGGACGACATAAAGGGAAACGTGCTTGTATCACAAGTTGTGCCCCCACCATCTGCACCTCAGGTTCATGATTTGATGGGAATTGCGGATGACTATCTACGCCATTTGAAAGAGTTTTATCCGGATGATGTTCCTAGCGCGGTTGGGCTAGAGGGCTATCTGAATGCACGGGTTCTCGTTGAAGGTCTGCGCAGAGCAGGCCGTAATTTAACCCGCGAAAGTTTTATGAAGGCTCTGGAGTCGATGAACGAGTTTCCGCTTGGCGGTTGCGCATCTGTAGCGTTTACTCCTGAAGACCATCAGGGGCTGGATATGGTGTATTTTACCGTGTTGGATGACGGCGAATTTAAATTGATTGATGATACTGACCGATTGTTGAAGCGTCGTGCTTTGGTCAAACTTGAGGAGCCTATTCAGTAA
- a CDS encoding response regulator, producing MKILVVDDEQPTLTMFELLLSTLGHEVLLADSGERGFEVFAEHRPPLVLTDIKMPGMDGIELLGRLKEEEPNVEVVVITGHGDMDVAIQALNLDATDFINKPLRLEVLEKALERVQERIKLNTEKFVTLSTRFTNDTMVITVCGTLGTADEAEIKHAFKGAGQAQRVVLDFAENTSINGAAIALLTDSIRSFYNNGGKVVISGLSENFRNVFEIMGVTRFASFVENIHEVAF from the coding sequence ATGAAGATATTAGTTGTTGATGACGAGCAACCTACACTAACAATGTTTGAATTGTTATTGAGTACGTTAGGGCATGAAGTGCTTTTGGCGGACTCTGGGGAACGCGGGTTTGAGGTTTTTGCAGAGCATCGCCCGCCGTTGGTGCTGACCGATATTAAAATGCCGGGTATGGATGGTATTGAGTTGCTCGGTCGTCTTAAAGAAGAAGAGCCTAATGTTGAAGTAGTGGTAATTACAGGGCACGGCGATATGGATGTTGCTATTCAAGCGCTTAACCTTGATGCTACTGACTTTATCAACAAGCCTCTTCGTCTTGAAGTGCTTGAAAAAGCTCTTGAACGTGTGCAAGAGCGTATAAAATTGAACACAGAGAAATTTGTAACGCTGTCCACACGATTTACAAATGATACAATGGTAATAACCGTTTGTGGTACCCTTGGTACTGCAGATGAAGCAGAAATAAAGCATGCATTTAAGGGCGCTGGACAGGCGCAACGGGTAGTCTTGGATTTTGCGGAAAACACTTCTATCAACGGTGCTGCAATAGCCTTGCTGACTGACTCTATTCGCTCATTCTATAACAATGGTGGTAAGGTTGTTATTTCCGGTCTGTCAGAAAACTTCCGTAATGTTTTTGAAATAATGGGTGTGACCAGATTTGCATCGTTTGTAGAGAATATACATGAGGTAGCTTTTTAG
- a CDS encoding formate dehydrogenase accessory protein FdhE translates to MEFNLELETKRLERKLAQIAEKGFLPQALLQIVSNTAALQLASRVNVSIQPLRPQVTADMHIQGAPLVNRAAFTYDPKETAILFGKLLAMLDKAEEPLASSAIKVREAIERNELSIQEACEAFIAEDNMFYADWAARIPESPSLVRFLAQGSLTPSLEVQTESLKEHRSDEEPWPYGHCPHCGSQPLIATLKEKEGFKHLTCSFCRLEYRAKRLQCAFCGEEDHNKLEYFKADGEPGYEVHVCKTCSCYIKVSDFREFDRVSIPVLDDLESLTLDILARKQGYARPTLSAWGF, encoded by the coding sequence ATGGAATTCAATCTGGAATTAGAAACTAAAAGACTTGAACGTAAACTAGCCCAAATCGCTGAAAAAGGTTTCCTGCCTCAAGCTCTTTTACAAATCGTAAGCAACACTGCGGCGCTACAGCTTGCAAGCCGCGTCAATGTATCTATACAGCCATTACGCCCTCAGGTCACAGCTGACATGCACATTCAAGGCGCGCCGCTTGTAAACAGAGCTGCATTTACATACGACCCTAAAGAAACCGCTATTCTCTTTGGTAAGCTTCTGGCTATGTTAGACAAAGCAGAGGAACCACTGGCATCTTCTGCAATCAAAGTCCGTGAAGCAATTGAAAGAAATGAATTAAGCATTCAGGAAGCATGTGAAGCATTTATTGCTGAAGACAACATGTTCTACGCTGACTGGGCTGCCCGAATCCCAGAATCTCCGAGCCTCGTTCGCTTCCTGGCTCAAGGCAGCCTCACCCCGTCATTAGAAGTACAGACAGAAAGTTTAAAAGAACACAGAAGTGACGAAGAACCATGGCCTTACGGACACTGTCCGCACTGCGGTTCCCAGCCTCTTATTGCTACTTTAAAAGAAAAAGAAGGATTCAAGCATCTTACCTGCTCTTTCTGTCGCCTTGAGTACCGTGCAAAACGTTTGCAGTGCGCTTTCTGTGGAGAAGAAGACCACAATAAACTCGAGTACTTTAAGGCAGATGGTGAACCGGGGTACGAAGTCCATGTTTGTAAGACATGCAGCTGTTACATTAAAGTCAGCGATTTCCGTGAATTTGACCGGGTGAGCATCCCAGTACTTGATGATCTTGAATCTCTCACTCTCGACATTCTAGCACGTAAGCAAGGATACGCTCGCCCTACACTCTCAGCATGGGGGTTCTAA
- a CDS encoding transposase, whose product MQETAVFDTSMLDSEEAALEYLLSFCWPSGVQFCPRCGQHKLYTLSGGRYRCANCKYTFQDFSGRWINNGSLSSSTWLHLAHMFLQEYTVHELAQEVNLSYNAAYKAVTTIRFALLAHATDARQLLGPETGLGKYIKGKKLTGAPPARAKGAIPVFGIMERNGWVFIDLISGIEAETVFHFNHSFHLSLFRAGNIIYTGKYRQYDALILCGDDSLPYEYIRKYDHEFPIKEGSFWEFAHSRLKRFKGITPQRFPLYLKELEFRYNNRDGDILSMLLSQLCDLVPDFDPFKK is encoded by the coding sequence ATGCAAGAAACAGCAGTTTTCGACACCTCAATGCTTGATTCTGAAGAAGCCGCATTAGAATACCTTCTTTCTTTTTGCTGGCCTTCCGGCGTACAGTTTTGTCCAAGATGCGGACAACACAAACTTTATACGCTTTCGGGAGGTCGATACCGTTGTGCGAATTGCAAATATACCTTTCAAGATTTCAGCGGCCGTTGGATTAACAACGGCAGCCTTTCATCGTCCACATGGCTCCATCTGGCGCACATGTTCCTGCAGGAATATACCGTGCACGAGCTGGCACAGGAAGTTAACCTTTCCTACAACGCTGCCTACAAGGCAGTGACCACAATCCGTTTCGCCCTGCTTGCGCACGCAACTGACGCCCGTCAACTGCTCGGGCCGGAAACAGGACTAGGTAAGTACATTAAAGGGAAAAAGCTCACTGGTGCACCACCAGCACGAGCCAAAGGCGCCATTCCTGTATTCGGCATTATGGAACGCAACGGCTGGGTTTTTATTGACCTTATCAGTGGTATTGAAGCGGAAACCGTCTTCCACTTCAACCACAGTTTCCATCTTTCCCTCTTCCGTGCTGGTAACATTATATATACAGGTAAGTACCGTCAGTATGATGCACTGATTCTGTGCGGCGATGACTCCCTTCCGTATGAATATATACGAAAATACGACCACGAATTTCCGATCAAAGAAGGTTCCTTCTGGGAATTCGCACACTCACGCTTAAAACGCTTTAAAGGCATTACGCCTCAACGTTTCCCGCTTTATCTCAAGGAACTTGAATTCCGCTATAACAACCGAGATGGAGATATACTTTCCATGTTGTTGTCCCAGTTGTGCGACCTTGTTCCTGACTTCGACCCATTTAAAAAGTAA
- a CDS encoding glycine zipper 2TM domain-containing protein, translating to MTWSTTKRYQLLLVLLALAVLAGCTNKYNPNVYSGDQAMQADKISYGTITRMHAVTIKDENTGVGLVGGGIAGGVLGSQIGGGSGQVVGAVGGALLGAAAGALAEDEFQKTDGVQITVRLDSGGSVSIVQAAEGSNFSVGQRVRVITSPNGRARVLPY from the coding sequence ATGACCTGGTCAACAACAAAACGGTATCAACTACTTCTGGTATTGCTTGCGCTGGCTGTTCTTGCAGGTTGTACAAATAAATATAATCCTAATGTGTACAGCGGCGATCAGGCGATGCAGGCTGATAAGATCAGCTATGGAACAATTACCCGCATGCACGCGGTGACTATTAAAGACGAGAATACAGGTGTTGGCCTGGTTGGCGGCGGTATTGCCGGTGGCGTTCTTGGTAGTCAGATCGGTGGTGGTTCCGGACAAGTGGTAGGTGCTGTCGGTGGCGCACTGTTAGGCGCAGCTGCTGGTGCACTTGCTGAAGATGAATTCCAGAAAACAGACGGTGTACAGATTACTGTAAGATTAGACTCTGGAGGCTCTGTATCTATAGTACAGGCTGCTGAAGGATCAAACTTTAGCGTAGGACAACGCGTCCGTGTGATAACTTCACCGAACGGACGGGCAAGAGTCCTTCCATATTAG